TTTACAAACTTGTAGAAATTCTTTAGCAATTTCTACTCTGGCTTTAAGAAAGAAAGATAAATTATTTAACAAATTAAATAATTGCAgctgaaggtgttttttttttgttgttttttttttttgcctttttgcaGGGTTGTTTGagccttttgttttttcttatgaTGTTGGGAAAATACTGAAGGTCAGGATACATCAAGAAATTCATATTTCATAAGAGacagtttaaaattttaattttatgataTATTATTGTTACTGTATGCTCTAAATTGCTTCCAGGATTCAAATTTAACTTGATTCCATTCTATTTCAAGCTAAATCTCATGGTGGAACTGGACATTTTTTGAGATCACAGAATGAAGCTCCGAGGAAAAATCTTTCTTGATAAAGTTGAAACGCACTGCAGCTAAATTCACGTCAGATGTGGAAGTTGTGTTTTGGGTGAGTCCCGTTGAATCATCTGTCAGGTGTCAGATGCACTGAAACACGGAAAATGAAACTCCTGCAGGATCCGAACCTTGAACCCACATTAGATTCGGGTGGTGAAATGCGCAGGGCGCTCGGCTCCATCCCGCCGTTACGCACACGCGTTACCTGCGAccctgtgcgcgcgcgcacacgcacGCCCCTGATTAAGCAGGGACAGAACACGTTTCcaaaaaaatacatggatcagCTCCACATTACTTACGTGCCATATCGCGAAGAAGATGAGGGAGACGCAGAGGACCAGAGACAGCATGTAGCAGAAGGCAGCGAAAGTGAACATCATTAAAAACGGCGGCAATCTCCTGAAAAAAACAGCACGAGCCCAAACAGAACCGGAACCAGGGACAAAGTTCTCACGGTGCCGGGCTCGGAACCATGACTGTGCCCCGGCAAACCTTTCCAGACGGTCCCGATCAGCGCAGTCCGCAGTCACAGAGGCGTAGATGTGGCTGAGGTTATGCGCAAAGCCGCCGCGCAGAGCGCAGTCTGCGGGTAATCCACGCACGGCGGCCCAGGAGCTGAGGAGgagctgaggaggaggaggaggaggaggaggaggaggatggtgCCACCAGCCGTTAATAAATGCCGCTTTTTCTCCCTCGGGCAACCTGTCAGCGGCGGCGCGCGCGGGACGCACGAACAGGTGGACTTAAAAGAGCAGCGCGGGCGGGTGCGCGTGCGTGCTTGTTCGTTcccatttgggggggggggggggggggtaggcaggcgtggatccacctgctctgcgcGTACATGTGACAGAGGATTGTGCACACACGCTGTGTAAAGCGTAAAACCAATAAACCGCTGATCAGTACGAGAAAAGACGAAACACGCTTCCGTAATAACACACGTGGTGGGTCACGTGTGAAGGTAAAATTATTACCCCTGAGGTGCAGTATGAGTGTCCTGGTTCCTTCTGGGTCTTCAGGTGGATGTGGAGGCCTGCAGTCGAGTTATGATGATCATCATGATGATGATCCGTCTAACCATTTACCATTTCAACCCCTTCATTCTTAAACCAGCAGTTCCTCCCAGGGTCAGATATAAGTCCACCAGTGGTGTCAAACTTCCATACAGTGACGAGAAGATGCTGATTTTCAGTTCAACCACAGACAGACAGTGGCTGATTTCAGTTTGAATGGTCATCGGTGAAATCACGTGCTGACATGATCACTCTGAAGGAAGATctgcactctgttctccatcaatGAGCCACTTTACAACCATGACACCAGGAAGACCCAAATCAGCCCAAGTGACTTTCCAAAGGAGCCATGGTTCTACTCTTGAGTTTCTTCCAGAGTTCCTCATCGTGTCCATCAAGATGAGTCCACATGTAATGTTATTCCTTTGGTCACTTAGCAACGTTCCCAACCTTCAGCCAAGTTTGGAACTCAAGTGAAGTGATCATTTGAAGACTTCAGACTGCTGACAgcccccaaaaccagttttacttCAAACCCTTAGATTCCTGAAGACCTTTAGTCGGGACGGGAAGTGGAGGTCCATCAGGTTTAAGTGGGCACTGTGGTCTCAAATTGAAGATGCTAATTATCATCTCAATGCTTCAAAAGCTGCCCCAAGTGCTGGATGTCTCCTTCAGAAGGAGCCATCAGAACTACATCAACTCCCATCCTTAAACCTCTGACCTTCACCGTCCTCCGCCTTTGGACTGGACCCATGAAAACCACAGAGAGACCCAGTAACTAGGCATAAAACCATGTTTGACTTTCTACAGAGCACGTGGACACAGTCGATGGTCCTACTGAGGTCCCAGAGCTCTgacacctccagcactcactgtggACTGGACGGGGAAGCTCTGGCGCCCCCTGTAGGATATATAGAGCAGGTCCACAGTTTACTGTTGGAGGAGGAAGATGAACTGACAAATTCCTCGGTGGGCATTGACCATCCATGACACCCCGCTGTGCTTTTATACATGTAAAACGATATATTTTCCAAACGGTGTGAAGATTATATTAATTCCAGTTCTGTTACTGAGCCACTGTTCCAGACTGGGACACCACACAGGAATGAAAAATCTCTTTTCATTTTGCACCTTAGTTTGAAGTTAATAATTTTGTTCCCTTCCAATTTTAGATTGTTTCACCTCCTGATGATtaattaaaacatcttaaaatgtCAAACGATCCAGTTTTTCTCAAGAATAACCGAAATGGTTTcagttttaatgttgtaatcattCCGATTTAATTTCTGTCCTCTTGGAGGGTCTTGACCCTGACTTTGGAGGCCGCCAGCTTTAGATCACATCTTTTTATGATTAATAGCGAGGCTGCAGCGTCATCTAGTGGACCAGGAGTATACAGCAAGCAGTCGTTCCCATTTTTGATCAGATTTATCATGAAACACTTGACAATATTGATATCAGATTTTCAGCTGTGATTTACTGACAGTTTCTCAGTTTTCACATGTTTTATTCACAAACTGCCACCGGTAATTAAACATAAATTtatatccattttctatacctgcttacttaaaggtcacggggggactggagcctatcccagcagtcttgcAGTGTGGggtgggttcaccctggacaggaagctagtctgttgcagggtcatacagacaaacaaacagattcatacctacggacaatttaaagtttccatccatctaacctgtatgtctttggatgggggaggaagctggagcacccggacagaacccacacaaacatggggagaacacgcaaactccacacaaaaaggccacatgtgggaatcaaacccatgaccttctcgctgtgaggcaacagtgctaaccactaagactgtTCCATTTGTTTTGTCTTTGTGATCAGTCTGCTGTCTGTGCTGTCCTTATGTTTCTCCTGTCTCATGTTCATTCTGTCTTTGTGTTTTGTTCATTCTGTGTTCTTAGGTTTTGTTCATGTGCTACACTCAGTTTCCTGTTTGAGTTCTATGTGTCTGACTACGTGTGTTCGTTGATTTAGTTTTTGATTATTGTTTAGttcttgttgttgtgttttttgttctgAAGGCCTTCTTGTTTATCTCGAGTCCTTCATGTCAGTTTGCCCTTGTTTCAGTTACACTTTAGTTCCAcagttgtttttgcattttgtgtactgtgtatgttGTATTTTGGTTTTATGTCTTGGGTTTAGTTTTTCATGATCAGGTTTTATTTCCACGTTGCTTTTGATGTCTGTTTAGTCTTGTGTCACGTTGTGTTCCTTTAGTTCCTCAGGTATCCCTGTTCTTCTGGCCCTCATTGGTTCCTCACATCTGAGTTCATTAGTTCTGTTTGCCTTTAAGCCACACCTGTTTGCTTGTTTCTTCACCAGTCGTTTGCCATTATTCCATGTTTCCATTAGTTTCTCCTGTGGACACTTTTTGGTGTAAGTATATCATTTTCATTATTCCCCAACTGTTTCTTGCCATAGTTAGTTTTGTCTGCTCCTTGGACATCCTGTTGGATCTCTGCCTTGTATTTTGTTTGGACTCTTTTTGTATGGTTGTCCCAGCACTTTGGGTGTTATGATTATTGGGTCATTTGGATTATTACTACTACTTCACCCCTGAATGTAGCCACTGTGGTCTTAAATCTTCCAGGTGATGTTGGAATTTTCTTCATGCTGTTAAACTCAGAGTTCCTCTGTCAACTGCAGAAAACTGAGTCCACAGTAAAAGAATCCACTCAGTAAACATGTTTGAGACTCTGGACCATCAGCTCCAAACAGGAACGTGAGCTGATGTGGGTTAGACCAGGACCCCGGGCTGGGTCAGCACCAGAGCCCCGTTTTCAGTGTGAACCTTTTCACTGAGAATGTGACCCGAGTAACGGTGGATTAGACTCTGCCGCAATCTGTTGGTGCTGCTgaggagagagaatgtgtgtgtgtgtgtttattcaaCAGGCTCAGTGTTATTTTTAAGGATCAGGGGTCTGAACACGTTTTTCAGTGCTCATCCAAGCCCGCCTGAACCTTCACCTGATGACATGGAATGGTTCTGACAGTTTGTGGCGTCGGTGCTGCGGTTCAGCCGGTCCTCATAACCAAAGTAAAAACAGAGTCTCCATCATCTCTCACCGCGGTCACAGTGGTTAAAGTTCTCTAAAACAAACACCAGCACCCCAGGGTCTCCTCACCTTTGACCTTTATTTCATGTGAATGAGTGTGCAGAGACTCTGAGGGTGATGCTGAATTCTTTACAGAGAACAAAACAAGTCAGACATTAGCTTCTCCACAGAGACCGCGGGCCCTTCTGTTAGCACGGCTAACGGCGTGTCCATTTATCTCGCCATCTTCTGCTCCGTACGAGTCATTGGTCCGGACAAATGAACCCCTCCTCTCTTTTCTGGGGTGTCAGATTTTTCTGTCACTAGCCCACAGGATGCTGGACGGGTGCACAatgcaaggtcaaaggtcaacacatTTGAACATTTGATCAATCATTTATTCTGCAGTAATAATATCAATGCAGTGTACTGTGCGTATATTCTCCATATGCTTCTGCATGCTGGGATCAGAAGGACCGCCTTGGAGACGACCTGCAACAGATCCAGACCCGCAGGTGTCGCAGGAGGTGGCTGGAGAGGACGTCTGGACTGGAAGGTGGTTCAGCGGCTGACGGCTAAATCAGACATGTCGTATCTGGAGGAGGTCAGACATGAAAAAGTTACTCAGTAAAGCTGATTTTTGTTTTCTTGATTTTCTGTCAAACTCTTTGTTTTAAACACCACATTTATAAAAATTTTATCTGCATATTTGGATAATTAATtagagctgattttttttttttatttgctcaaATGAGTAATTTAATTAATTCATGGAGAAAAAAGCTGCTCAAATTTGTAAAaaagatctctggtttttgggttTAATATGAGATCATCTGGGTTTGATGAATTTTACACACTTCTGTCTCAGTATCTGGAGATGATCCAAGAGCTCAGACGCTTGAAAGAGTTTCTGAAGCTCATCTACGGGTTTGTTTTAAACAGGTCCAAAGTGATGGTTAATGGGTTTAAAGTGGCTGACTTTGGGATAAATTACTAGTTACTGGTTGTAAAATCCATCTGAATAactttagattttggagtagtttgtcgAGGTCTTCAACTTATTTCAgcttcaacttattttcatttatatagcgccaaatcacaagagttgcctcaaagcgcttcacacaggtaaggtctaaggtCTCTGCAGGTTCTGAGAAATGGTGCTGATCCGTTTCCTGGAGCAGACGGTTTGAAAGGGTTTGTTCGTCACGGTGCTGTGGTAGTATATTTTTAACATGTTGCTGTTGTTATGAGTAAACTATTGAGTATTTTGAAGCAAAATTACTATACTTGAAGTTGCAGTAAACTGGAAAACTGATGTTCTGtgacagaggtctcaaactggttccagacTCCAGACGGATGTCCCGTCCTTCATGAGTTAATCAGTGAATGgacacctgcaccctcttggtcttTCTGGAGGCAGTTTGACACTTCTGGTCTACAGTGTTTGTGCTGCTTGTTGCTGTGGAGTCCAAAGGAACCGTTTCTACACACATGTGGAAAAAGCCTCTCAAATTTCTCTGAGAGCTGATCCGTTATCCTGGTGATGGTTTTGGCGGGTGAAACCGTTCCCATCAGACGCTGAGAGAATATTCCAGTTGAATGTTGTTTCTGGACTCTAACATGATGTCTATCGATGTCAGTTTTGGTTTTgaacaacaaaaaccccaaaagatacTCAATTATTTAACAAATCCTCACATTTCAGAAGTTGAAAAACCAAGAAAATGTTTCTACGTTTTTGATTACAAGATTCGGTCATTAATCTAGGACACGTTACAGGAACATTTAGTCTCTTACAGCTTTCTTCAAAGTGGCGTCTCTCGGGGAGTTTGGCCGGCGGTGGTGGCGGCTTCATGCCCACCAGCCTGTGGTGAGGCCCAGAGGTCAGCATGCTGAGGAGAACCGGACTGGTCTGTAAGTGAGACCTGAAGTGTCTCCTCTGGGTCCTGTCCCAGGACTGCCGGGGTTTCACCTCCACCTGACACCAACTCTCCCGGTGCAGGTTCAGCTCCGCCAGGTGCCGCTCCTCACAGCCCGGCATGGTCACTGACTGGTTTCCCGTTGTGTCAGTGAGTCTGTGATGTCACTGTTTCCACGGTGACCTGAaacctgaccacacacacagtcaaagaTTGTCTCTGTATTGAGCAATGAGCCACTCTGACAAGTGGCTCATAATGATCAAAAATGTCTTTGCTGCAGTATTGAAGGTGTTTGTGTACAGAGTGAGACCTCACACCCTCCACCTGTCCCTCCGGATGGCTATTTGATCTTCCTGAGAAGAAAGCTGTAACAAACAATATTTCAGCTTCTTCTCTGTCTTCTTTATGTTGTTCTATAAGTGTCCACATTGTTATTGTTGGAAGGAGAGCTTGTTGTGATGACCTCTGACACTCCGCTTGGTGTCTAAATTTCACTTTGTTGTGTAATTTCAATCTTTACATCTGTGTTTAATTTCCGTGGTGTGTATTGTTTAACCGTCTGTATGGCCTCGTGTACACGGATCACAGTGTATTCAGgtgaattaaaatgaaattactgCATCCACAAACCACAGACTGGTGGATTTGAACCCTGGTTTGTTCCAGAGCAAAACACCAAACCCTTAAAACCTCTCACCCCAACCCAAATAACCGAACCCTTAAAACCACTCACCCCACCCCAACCCCAAATAACCAAACCCTTAAAACCACTCACCCCAACCCAAATAACCGAACCCTTAAAACCACTCACCCCACCCCAACCCAAATAACTGAACCCTTAAAACCACTCACCCCACCCCAACCCAAATAACTGAATCCTTAAAACCACTCACCCCACCCCAACCCAAATAACTGAACCCTTAAAACCACTCACCCCACCCCAACCCAAATAACTGAATCCTTAAAACCACTCACCCCACCCCAACCCCAAATAACCGAACCCTTAAAACCACTCACCCCAACCCCAACCCAAATAACCGAACCCTTAAAACCACTCACCCCAACCCCAACCCAAATAACTGAATCCTTAAAACCACTCACCCCACCCCAACCCCAAATAACCGAACCCTTAAAACCACTCACCCCAACCCCAACCCAAATAACCGAACCCTTAAAACCACTCACCCCAACCCCAACCCAAATAACCGAACCCTTAAAACCACTCACCCCACCCCAACCCCAAATAACTAAACCcttaaaactgttgtgtgggccgctgaagaggaggtactgctggcccactaccaccagagggcgccagacccagaggaagtgacagctgtcactcattactccagctgtcactcatctacaccaccatataagccggactgcaactccacctccccgccgagaaatcgactaccagtaccaaggtaatttctctgctgactgacacattgtgtaaccaactgaacttctattgcagccgttttcctgaagtgttgccttgtctggaggattggcgtttggtgtgacagtgacggcttcacctcgcaccccctcccagataagtggttgatcaggagctgcacgagtgtgtgtgatttggaggtgctccctcctaacggtgtctggactgtaaattactgagtgtgcggactcacactcatacatcatctttctgttttctgccagcagtaccagggtcgacagccgaagacagaggccacctggggactcgggacttggcggctccggtgttcttcagaccgttggtggtggaggccgtgtgggacgcggcttctctctcgtcgggcgtcttctatcttcgagcctgcccacacgtcacctggtgtttattgactgtgaaaattacgacacatttcgttgtgtattatcacaacattaaattgttaccttttggcttactcattgtccgttcatttgcgccccccgttgtgggtccgtgctacgacaccttcccaacaaaaaccACTCACCCCAACCCCAACCCAAATAACCGAACCCTTAAAACCACTCACCCCACCCCAACCCAAATAACCAAACCCTTAAAACCACTCACCCCAACCCAAATAACCAAACCCTTAAAACCACTCACCCCACCCCAACCCAAATAACTGAACCCTTAAAACCACTCACCCCACCCCAACCCAAATAACCGAACCCTTAAAACCACTCACTCCACCCCAACCCAAATAACCGAACCCTTAAAACCACTCACCCCACCCCAACCCAAATAACCGGACCCTTAAAACCACTCACCCCACCCCAACCCAAATAACTGAACCCTTAAAACCACTCACTCCAACCCCAACCCAAATAACTGAACCCTTAAAACCACTCACCCCACCCCAACCCAAATAACTGAATCCTTAAAACCACTCACTCCACCCCAACCCAAATAACTGAACCCTTAAAACCACTCACCCCAACCCAAATAACCGAACCCTTAAAACCACTCACCCCACCCCAACCCAAATAACTGAATCCTTAAAACCACTCACTCCACCCCAACCCAAATAACTGAACCCTTAAAACCACTCACCCCACCCCAACCCAAATAACTGAATCCTTAAAACCACTCACTCCACCCCAACCCAAATAACTGAATCCTTAAAACCACTCACTCCACCCCAACCCAAATAACCGAACCCTTAAAACCACTCACCCCACCCCAACCCAAATAACTGAATCCTTAAAACCACTCACCCCAACCCCAACCAAAATAACTGAACCCTTAAAACCACTCACCCCACCCCAACCCAAATAACCGAACCCTTAAAACCACTCACCCCACCCCAACCCAAATAACTGAACccttaaaaccactcacccaACCCCAACCCAAATAACTGAACCCTTAAAACCACTCACCCCACCCCAACCCAAATAACTGAACCCTTAAAACCACTCACTCCAACCCCAACCCAAATAACTGAACCCTTAAAACCACTCACCCCACCCCAACCCAAATAACTGAACCCTTAAAACCACTCACTCCAACCCCAACCCAAATAACTGAACCCTTAAAACCACTCACCCCACCCCAACCCAAATAACTGAACCCTTAAAACCACTCACTCCACCCCAACCCAAATAACTGAACCCTTAAAACCACTCACTCCACCGCAACCCAAATAACTGAACCCTTAAAACCACTCACCCCAACCCAAATAACCAAACCCTTAAAACCACTCACCCCAACCCAACCCAAATAACTGAATCCTTAAAACCACTCACCCCAACCCAAATAACTGAACCCTTAAAACCACTCACCCCACCCCAACCCAAATAACTGAATCCTTAAAACCACTCACTCCACCCCAACCCAAATAACTGAACCCTTAAAACCACTCACCCCAACCCAAATAACCGAACCCTTAAAACCACTCACCCCACCCCAACCCAAATAACTGAATCCTTAAAACCACTCACCCCAACCCCAACCCAAATAACTGAACCCTTAAAACCACTCACCCCACCCCAACCCAAATAACCGAACCCTTAAAACCACTCACCCCACCCCAACCCAAATAACTGAACCCTTAAAACCACTCACCCCAACCCAAATAACGGAACCCTTAAAACCACTCACCCCAACCCAAATAACTGAACCCTTAAAACCACTCACCCCAACCCAAATAACTGAACCCTTAAAACCACTCACCCCAACCCAAATAACTGAATCCTTAAAACCACTCACCCCAACCCAAATAACTGAATCCTTAAAACCACTCACCCCAACCCCAACCCAAATAACTGAACCCTTAAAACCACTCACCCCAACCCAAATAACTGAATCCTTAAAACCACTCACCCCAACCCAAATAACTGAATCCTTAAAACCACTCACCCCAACCCCAACCCAAATAACTGAACCCTTAAAACCACTCACCCCAACCCCAACCCAAATAACTGAACCCTTAAAACCACTCACCCCAACCCCAACCCAAATAACTGAACccttaaaaccactcacccaACCCCAACCCAAATAACTGAACCCTTAAAACCACTCACCCCAACCCAAATAACTGAACCCTTAAAACCACTCACCCCAACCCCAAATAACTGAACCCTTAAAACCACTCACCCCAACCCAACCCAAATAACTGAACCCTTAAAACCACTCACCCCAACCCAACCCAAATAACTGAACCCTTAAAACCACTCACCCCAACCCAACCCCAAATAACTGAACCCTTAAAACCACTCACCCCAACCCAACCCAAATAACTGAACCCTTAAAACCACTCACCCCACCCCAACCTAAATAACAGGAAAAAATGTAGGTGATCACGATCAACTTTTATTATATGCACCAAAGTTTACATCATGTCTGTAAAAACGTGATCAATCgatcataatttcttcacatttttctggggtcGACCTCTTTAAGGAACTTGTGACTGTTTCAGTCTGGAAGCAGATGATCATCAGCACAGACTAAACGTCCACAGACCGACCTGCTCCCCTTCACCCCGTCAGCCCtgctgactgacagctgtcattaacaGCTCTGTCTGGTCACCTGATGCTGGAGGTGGAGCCAAATTAAACTTGCGACTGGTATGATTTGTACGTGTTTATTTAAGCTCCCCGTCTCAGACACGTGCAGTCTGCTGGTGGACAGAAAGCAAATGTATCGATGTGGAGGACACACTGAGGAACAGAATCGAGCCGTTATCACCTGATTCCAGAAACACTGGTTCCGTGTAGATGAAACAGCAATACTATACAAAACTTTTGTGGATACGCCTGAACCCGTCTCCATGTGGACGGGGCCTGAGAGTTGTTGAATTATATCGTTAAGATCGAGATGTGCTACCTGATCTGTACACGCTAAAAGGTGGAAGACATCGACAAGGCCCTCTGTCACACATTacatggaggtgatggtctcgtggctcAGTGTTGGGCTGCGGCCCAGAGgatcttggttcaaaccccagtgagaccagaaaatcactaagggctgttGGGCAACATCCTTAAtctcttgctcccagtgtgtagtgagtaccttacatggcagcaccctgacattggtatgtgtgtctgtgtgaatgagtgaatgtgaagcatcattgtaaagtgatttgaacttctgatgcagatagaacagcactatataaatgcagtccatttatcactgGTGACATTGACATTTGGGAGTATCTGATGGAATCTCTGGGCTCGTTGACCAGAGTCTCTGAAATCTTGGTACAAATGGTTCAGTACAGGTCAGTTAACATATTTATTTAACTACTCGGTGAACAGACATGTGATCACGCAATCTGGATCCTCTTTGCTCTGACGGCCACATCCTGAACGTATGAAAAAACGAGAGTAAATGATAAGAGAATGCTGTCATTGTCTCAATATATAACACTTAAATAATGACATATTTCACCTATTCTTGACCTACATTTCAACATATATCACAAATTACAAACAGCATTTTTATTCTTATACaattctctctgcctgtctctctcacacagttTGTATTTTTCTCTTCTCAGAATAAGAATTGACCTGATGCCATAAACACTTTCCTCTTTCTTTGGGATTCAACCCTTTCTGTTGATTACCACAAGCCATTTGTTCTGTGTCTCTGGGTCATGTGCACCTGGGACATGAGGACACGACACCCAGACACTCGGCTCCCTTTGACCATTTGTGCCTCAACCACGACTCAGGACTGGACCATTGACATTCAGATTCATTAAGAAGTGAGTGATTGTTCTGAGGTATGAGAACGCCTGTTGACTTTCTGCTCACAGGTGGTGTTTGAACATTCAAATTAAGGGTCCCATatggtggctgggaagtgcaaaaacacttttacaatAAGTCTTGAAACAAATTTAGAAGTTAATCTTCTGACAGAAGAGGAatgtctgtcatttggtacattccccttctgtcagaatctgtcacTTGTTTCAGGACTACTTGTAAAAGTGCTTTTGCACTGCCGAGCCACCGTAACCCAAAGATCCTTTGTGCATGTGGAGGGGTTCCGGTCCCACAGTAACATGGAGATTTGTTGTTGAAATGAGGTCCTGAAATGGGAATATCAATGACATGTAATCTGGgtgtgatttgattttttttaatcgtcataaacatttatttatgtttgaTTGCCTCTggtgagggcagcacggtggtttaagcccctttcacaccgagcCTGCTTCAAGTTGCGTCATGCAGCGTCATGACGCCGCCAagttgatgcaacctagtgcAGAGTTGATGCAGCCTAGTGCAGAGTTGATGCAGCCTAGTGCAGAGTTGATGCAGCCTAACGCCACAACACTGTGAAGGACGCAAAGGGCGACACGAAACGGGCACCAAAAGGAAGTAGTTTTTTTGCAACTTAATGGTATTTtacgtgactggatgccacacccacacaatgagaggctgggggggggggcattatcaGTTGAATCTTGCCTGGGATTCTTATCTGCAGACTTCAGTGGGTCAAAGGATGATTA
The sequence above is drawn from the Thalassophryne amazonica chromosome 21, fThaAma1.1, whole genome shotgun sequence genome and encodes:
- the LOC117503151 gene encoding spermatogenesis-associated protein 45-like, which gives rise to MPGCEERHLAELNLHRESWCQVEVKPRQSWDRTQRRHFRSHLQTSPVLLSMLTSGPHHRLVGMKPPPPPAKLPERRHFEESYTTCLI